In Candidatus Poribacteria bacterium, one DNA window encodes the following:
- a CDS encoding glycoside hydrolase family 2 protein yields MSKNEFLSLNGEWDLYYVDPGVGEDIGLHLERKPHLPAIPASVPGEVHLDLKRAGKIPDPYYGRNAELCRWMDEKDWWYRRRFKLDRKGKKVFLIFKGLDTFATVYLNGRKIGEHENMHYPAVFDITDEVRIGSENLLSVKLGSPKLESWKRAGEPLPVWNTTYERLYTRKAEMGYGWDWAPPIMPTGIYRDVLIELVDSIRIDDIFVKSTLLDEGKAEVEIELTLTNFLGSERELLFKFEASCEDSLISGEHHLKAEPGENRYRFCHLVEDPKLWFPWNIGRPYLYDMKAEVLLDGEVADEMHLRFGIREVKLVRYSDESPNGRVFYFTVNGIKVWAKGANWVPPDLFYPAITEDRYRRVLQMAVDGNMNMIRVWGGGIVESDIFYDLCDEMGLMVWQDFLFACGVYPEDDHFVDLVRPEAEYMVRHLRNHPSIVLWCGNNENEVLAESKGLDTRDHRIFYHLLPEICSELDPTRPYHPGSPSGGEWADSPEEGDRHNWDVWFGYKDYRKISDQARFMSEFGCQAPPCYESLLKFFPPDKIWPINDEWQYHMMQIERMIYWSSEFGPPRNVIEFIRAAQLAQATILKHYVEHYRRLKFINGGVLVWDLVAPCPNISWSLIDYYLCPKMAYYELKRAFSEVLVSIKPETEEWFSLWISNGRLSPLKGELLIQLRNFSGKIKLEERLEVKVKENGATKVGEVNANPEDVRTDFLYVRFFSDGRVLSENRHFFTQVKDLAIPETNLGVKLVSRSEKTADVRIYSDGYARLVQLKFEGDAEPISYSDNFFDLINGDGRTINIKFDRPVKTGRLVITAQNADTVYLDLGR; encoded by the coding sequence ATGTCTAAAAACGAATTTCTGTCCCTGAACGGGGAGTGGGATCTTTACTATGTCGATCCCGGTGTGGGTGAGGATATCGGACTACACCTTGAGAGGAAACCCCATCTCCCCGCAATCCCGGCCAGTGTGCCAGGCGAGGTGCATCTGGATCTGAAACGGGCGGGGAAGATACCAGACCCGTATTATGGGCGAAACGCCGAGCTGTGCCGTTGGATGGACGAAAAGGACTGGTGGTATCGCAGAAGATTTAAACTGGATCGAAAGGGCAAAAAGGTGTTCCTGATCTTCAAGGGACTTGATACCTTCGCCACCGTATATCTGAACGGCAGGAAGATCGGTGAACATGAGAACATGCATTACCCTGCTGTCTTCGATATCACAGATGAGGTTCGGATCGGCTCCGAGAACCTGCTCTCAGTTAAGCTCGGCTCACCCAAGCTTGAGTCGTGGAAGCGGGCGGGTGAACCCCTACCCGTCTGGAACACTACGTATGAGAGGCTCTACACGAGAAAGGCCGAGATGGGCTATGGCTGGGATTGGGCGCCGCCCATAATGCCCACGGGGATCTATCGTGATGTCCTGATCGAGCTGGTGGACTCGATCCGCATCGATGACATATTCGTCAAATCTACCCTCCTGGATGAGGGTAAGGCCGAGGTGGAGATCGAACTCACGCTGACCAACTTTCTGGGATCCGAGAGGGAGCTGCTTTTCAAATTCGAGGCCTCCTGTGAGGACAGTCTCATAAGCGGTGAACATCATCTCAAGGCGGAACCGGGTGAAAACAGATATCGGTTCTGCCACCTCGTGGAGGATCCGAAGCTGTGGTTCCCGTGGAATATCGGCAGGCCATATCTCTACGATATGAAGGCGGAGGTTCTGTTGGATGGCGAAGTGGCCGATGAAATGCATCTGCGTTTCGGGATCAGAGAGGTCAAGCTGGTCAGATATTCGGATGAATCCCCCAACGGGAGGGTCTTCTACTTCACCGTCAACGGGATCAAGGTCTGGGCCAAAGGGGCGAACTGGGTGCCGCCTGACCTATTTTATCCCGCCATCACGGAGGATCGCTATAGACGCGTTCTTCAGATGGCCGTCGATGGGAACATGAACATGATAAGGGTCTGGGGCGGAGGTATCGTGGAAAGCGACATCTTCTATGACCTGTGCGATGAGATGGGATTGATGGTATGGCAGGATTTCCTCTTCGCCTGTGGCGTCTATCCGGAGGACGATCACTTCGTCGATCTGGTCAGGCCAGAGGCGGAGTATATGGTCAGACACCTGAGAAATCACCCCTCCATAGTGCTTTGGTGTGGCAACAACGAGAACGAAGTCCTCGCCGAATCGAAGGGGCTCGACACTCGGGATCACAGGATCTTCTATCATCTGCTGCCGGAGATATGTTCCGAGCTTGATCCCACCAGACCCTATCATCCGGGCAGTCCTTCGGGCGGCGAGTGGGCTGATTCCCCCGAGGAAGGGGATAGGCATAACTGGGACGTGTGGTTCGGGTATAAAGATTATAGAAAGATCTCCGATCAGGCCAGATTCATGAGCGAGTTCGGTTGCCAGGCTCCGCCCTGCTACGAGAGCCTCCTGAAGTTCTTCCCTCCTGATAAGATTTGGCCGATAAACGACGAATGGCAATACCATATGATGCAGATCGAACGGATGATATACTGGAGTTCGGAGTTCGGCCCTCCTAGAAACGTGATCGAGTTCATCCGGGCGGCTCAACTCGCCCAGGCGACGATATTGAAGCATTACGTCGAGCACTACAGAAGGCTGAAGTTCATAAACGGCGGCGTGCTGGTATGGGATCTGGTCGCTCCCTGTCCGAACATCAGCTGGAGCCTAATAGATTATTACCTCTGCCCGAAGATGGCCTACTACGAGCTGAAAAGGGCCTTCAGCGAGGTGCTGGTCTCCATAAAACCGGAAACCGAGGAGTGGTTCTCGCTGTGGATATCGAACGGCAGGCTCTCACCGTTAAAGGGCGAGCTCCTTATACAGCTCCGGAACTTCTCGGGGAAGATCAAGCTGGAGGAGAGACTTGAGGTGAAGGTCAAGGAGAACGGAGCCACCAAGGTGGGAGAGGTCAACGCCAATCCGGAGGATGTCAGGACCGACTTTCTCTATGTGAGGTTCTTCTCGGACGGAAGGGTCCTCTCCGAAAACAGGCATTTCTTCACACAGGTTAAGGATCTCGCCATACCCGAGACGAATTTAGGGGTTAAACTGGTGAGTCGAAGCGAGAAAACGGCCGACGTAAGGATATATTCGGACGGCTATGCCAGATTAGTTCAGCTCAAGTTCGAAGGCGATGCCGAACCCATCTCCTATAGCGACAACTTCTTCGACCTCATAAACGGGGATGGCAGGACGATCAACATCAAATTCGATAGGCCGGTTAAAACCGGACGGCTGGTGATAACGGCACAGAACGCCGATACCGTATATCTGGATCTAGGACGATGA
- the rpmE gene encoding 50S ribosomal protein L31 gives MKPEIHPKLVEATVTCVCGNTFKTLSTKAEIKVEVCAKCHPFYTGQRKLVDTAGRIEKFREKYKKYDIEV, from the coding sequence ATGAAACCGGAGATTCATCCCAAACTGGTCGAGGCCACGGTCACCTGCGTCTGTGGTAACACCTTTAAGACGCTCTCGACAAAGGCGGAGATCAAGGTCGAAGTATGCGCTAAATGTCATCCCTTCTATACCGGCCAACGTAAACTGGTGGATACCGCCGGGCGAATTGAAAAGTTCAGGGAGAAGTATAAGAAATACGACATAGAGGTATAG
- the rho gene encoding transcription termination factor Rho: MDINNLDIGKLKEMTISELAAMARAMGITGYSNMRKQELIFKILEAKALENGLMFGGGVLETLPDGFGFLRSPKYNYLQSPDDIYVGPAQIRKFNLRTGDEIYGQIRPPKKGGDKEEHYFALLRIEAVNGEDPELAKDRPLFENLTPIYPCEKLKLEHNPKEFSTRIMDLMVPVGKGQRGLIVAPPYAGKTELLKNIAHGIAANHDEVHILVLLIDERPEEVTDFERSVKAEVISSTFDEPPERHVQVAEMVLERAKRMVEYGKDVVILLDSLTRYARACNAIAPHTGRTLTGGIDITALQRPKRFFGAARNIEEGGSLTIIATCLVETGSKADDIIYEEFKGTGNMEIHLDRTLLDRRIFPTIDINTSKTRKEELLLDEDTLNKVWILRKFLSQLNLAESMELFLERMGKTRNNEEFLESMKGGR, encoded by the coding sequence ATGGATATCAATAACCTAGACATCGGGAAACTGAAGGAGATGACTATCTCCGAGCTGGCGGCTATGGCGCGAGCGATGGGGATAACCGGTTACAGCAACATGCGCAAGCAGGAGCTGATATTCAAGATCCTGGAGGCAAAGGCGTTGGAAAACGGGCTGATGTTCGGCGGAGGTGTGCTGGAGACCTTACCGGATGGCTTTGGTTTCCTTCGCTCACCCAAGTACAACTACCTTCAGAGCCCCGACGATATCTACGTCGGCCCGGCCCAAATACGCAAGTTCAACCTCCGAACCGGCGATGAGATCTACGGTCAGATCAGGCCGCCTAAAAAGGGTGGTGATAAGGAGGAACATTACTTCGCCCTCCTGAGGATCGAGGCCGTTAACGGAGAGGATCCCGAACTCGCCAAGGATAGGCCGCTTTTTGAGAACCTGACACCCATATATCCGTGCGAAAAGTTGAAGCTGGAGCACAATCCCAAGGAGTTCTCGACCAGGATAATGGACCTGATGGTTCCGGTCGGGAAAGGTCAAAGGGGATTGATCGTAGCGCCGCCGTATGCCGGCAAAACGGAGCTGCTGAAGAACATCGCTCACGGTATCGCCGCCAATCACGATGAGGTTCACATCCTCGTGCTGCTGATAGATGAGCGACCGGAAGAGGTGACCGATTTCGAAAGATCGGTCAAGGCTGAAGTGATAAGCTCGACTTTCGACGAACCTCCTGAGCGACATGTTCAGGTGGCCGAGATGGTGCTGGAGAGAGCTAAAAGGATGGTCGAATACGGCAAAGATGTGGTAATACTGCTGGATAGCCTTACCAGATACGCTCGCGCCTGCAACGCCATCGCACCTCATACCGGAAGGACTCTTACCGGCGGCATAGATATAACAGCGCTTCAAAGACCGAAAAGGTTTTTCGGCGCTGCCAGAAATATCGAGGAGGGAGGTAGTCTGACCATAATCGCCACCTGCTTGGTCGAGACAGGCAGTAAGGCCGACGATATCATCTACGAGGAGTTCAAAGGAACGGGAAATATGGAGATCCACCTCGACAGAACCCTCCTCGATAGACGTATATTCCCGACCATCGACATCAATACATCTAAGACCCGAAAGGAGGAACTGCTCCTGGACGAGGATACCTTAAATAAGGTCTGGATCTTGAGAAAATTTCTCAGCCAGTTAAACCTCGCTGAGTCCATGGAGCTTTTCCTTGAGAGAATGGGAAAGACCAGGAACAACGAAGAATTTCTCGAATCAATGAAAGGAGGAAGGTGA
- a CDS encoding DUF4159 domain-containing protein has protein sequence MRKICLYIVLSGVIAIFLGCAATTQQTATTAESTAQAKTSVKASKPAAEAAAKTAAVQSTIQNDPSTGEISGTCTIAILRLRSLGRTFDRALFGLKNLANLMNHKTKVNVDPRSGILTVDPNGLYTLKAPFLLVKPSRELSNAQTKQALADYVQRGGFILVDGIWQGELVPNSARSPIAPDHQILLYPNMIGNLPGQLRRMELVQSGGKVVGVITHGELSPQWARATSIMAASTVQVKLGINLIIYALTQSKLCNNSNFDIYKDPNSREYQRKHPRKVNLEFSPEI, from the coding sequence ATGAGGAAGATTTGTCTGTATATCGTGCTGTCGGGGGTTATCGCGATCTTCCTGGGATGTGCCGCTACAACTCAGCAAACGGCAACGACCGCTGAGAGCACGGCTCAAGCTAAGACGTCAGTAAAAGCATCGAAACCGGCTGCTGAGGCGGCGGCGAAGACAGCGGCAGTTCAAAGCACGATTCAGAACGATCCCTCAACAGGTGAGATATCCGGAACATGTACGATCGCCATTCTCAGGCTCAGATCGCTGGGTAGGACGTTCGATAGGGCCCTCTTCGGGCTGAAAAATCTGGCCAATCTCATGAATCATAAGACCAAGGTGAATGTAGATCCGAGGTCGGGCATCCTGACGGTCGACCCGAACGGGTTGTACACGCTTAAAGCCCCCTTTTTGCTGGTGAAACCCTCCCGCGAGCTATCAAACGCTCAAACCAAGCAGGCCTTGGCAGATTACGTCCAGAGGGGCGGTTTTATCCTGGTCGATGGCATATGGCAGGGTGAACTGGTTCCGAATTCCGCCCGATCACCTATAGCGCCCGATCATCAGATACTGCTTTATCCTAATATGATAGGCAATCTCCCGGGGCAGTTGAGGAGGATGGAGCTGGTACAGTCCGGCGGGAAGGTCGTGGGTGTGATCACACACGGTGAACTCAGCCCGCAGTGGGCGAGAGCTACGTCAATTATGGCCGCATCCACCGTTCAGGTGAAGCTGGGGATCAACCTCATAATTTATGCCCTGACACAAAGTAAGCTCTGCAACAACTCGAACTTCGATATCTATAAAGATCCGAACTCAAGGGAATATCAGAGGAAACATCCCCGAAAGGTCAATCTCGAGTTTTCCCCCGAGATATAA
- a CDS encoding GAF domain-containing protein, translating to MEEDEIIRALLIEGDLGNAEILREALAGSSFGQFELIHCQQFETGMNRLADGDIDVVLLDLSLQDIDGFEALSQLRSRIPQVPVVALGEVDDRTIALRALEEGAQDYWVKDRIVGDLLTRSLRYAVERHKSQMRAEQRRRDERLIRANRSWRMLSECNQALMWASDESGLLDEICRIVVETGGYRMAWIGYVEHNGEKSVRPMAQRGFDDGYLESVRITWDESETGRGPTGRAIRTGRPCLIRDILHDPNYRPWRSEAIRRGYESSIALPLIAEDRVLGALNIYAAERDAFDDDEIALLMRLADNLAYGIETLRTKVEHDKLREELARRNSELITQSRILNALLRTWDLDERINLILDEVMEFMDVEFGWISLVERDHLVMRSWRGISDELRMHVMSFHIDEVPDWMTLPQVIHERINEEGALEEFEKREGIQTLVSIPLTITHSDGEMEWLGTIVLASRWYEAVGRGDVRVLQNLSEQLALAIDHVRRLRKAEERLTRLTTLRDIDRAIISRRSIRDIIHTVLDNVPGKLGADAVALSMFNGDEKGMRLFAMRLPNGTIIEEEAFTLADSLLHWFVDRQEPVIIYDLTRDPRLQMHHDLIRDNNLSSYLGVPLVVQDKTIGVLHLLTTHPKFFSTEDVDFFRTLAGQAAIALENARLFHMVNEEAKLNSALLRLEMALSEANGVQNVCESAAELIPQLFHVHCYIFLWDADRGRLIPPCVPSELPDLPYEKYGGFADVIRSRETVVVKKVTDLPCGDKIASLIEAGSFVLAPLSTGDELLGVACVCCSEPEGFSESDIGMIEKVARRISQAIVRERARERVQIQLSRLTILNRIVRSMLELHDLKSILRTMLGYLEGSLNIEYGCVLFYDETSDTVELNTIGSKAQPIVEKLGFEEGRVFHVENTVFRSALRGEVIHTPDLTKLEDACYRKFSEAGLGSMLIIPLMTSDKAIGLLALARREVNAFDESEVEFLRQLGEYVALAVYQTKLHLDLESAYEELRQAQEAMMQQERLKALGQMASGIAHDINNALAPVIGFADIMLRNEPNLSDTARQYLRIIKTAGEDIVNIVSRMREFYRSRDEREPLLPVDLNRMAEQVIDLTRPRWRDMPQERGIVIEMKLELQKGLPYIMGIESEIREAMTNLVINAVDAMPEGGRITIRTRSIDDSVLVEVSDTGIGMDEETRRRCLEPFYSTKGEQGTGLGLAMVYGTMQRHEGEIEIESELGKGTTIRLIFPAHRADATPQEAEERGVNIRPLRVLVIDDEPLLRRLMKDMLEGEGHTVEVADGGEEGLNAFRAAIERREPFDLVITDLGMPYVDGRAVARTVKDESPETTVIMMTGWGARMRAEGEMPIEVDAVLNKPPRLAVIQETLARFFSEQR from the coding sequence ATGGAGGAGGATGAAATCATCAGGGCTTTGTTGATAGAGGGTGACTTAGGTAACGCCGAGATACTGAGAGAAGCGCTAGCTGGGTCGAGCTTCGGCCAATTCGAGCTGATACACTGTCAGCAGTTTGAAACGGGGATGAACCGTCTCGCCGACGGCGACATAGACGTCGTGCTTTTGGATCTATCACTACAGGACATCGACGGATTTGAAGCCCTTTCTCAACTGCGATCGCGGATACCACAGGTGCCCGTCGTGGCGCTTGGGGAAGTCGACGACAGGACGATCGCCCTCAGAGCATTAGAAGAGGGGGCCCAAGACTATTGGGTTAAGGATAGGATAGTGGGTGACCTTCTGACCCGATCGTTGCGATATGCCGTCGAACGGCATAAAAGTCAGATGAGGGCTGAGCAGAGGCGGAGGGACGAAAGGTTGATCAGAGCAAATCGCTCCTGGAGAATGCTCAGCGAATGTAATCAGGCACTGATGTGGGCAAGCGATGAGTCTGGTCTACTCGATGAGATCTGCAGGATCGTGGTGGAGACCGGCGGATATCGCATGGCGTGGATCGGCTATGTCGAACACAACGGCGAGAAAAGCGTGCGACCGATGGCTCAAAGGGGTTTCGACGATGGATATCTGGAGAGCGTCAGAATCACATGGGATGAGAGCGAGACAGGGCGCGGGCCGACCGGAAGGGCCATCCGAACGGGTAGACCCTGTCTGATCAGGGATATCCTTCACGATCCCAACTACCGCCCGTGGCGCTCTGAGGCGATTCGACGGGGATATGAATCCTCGATAGCACTACCCCTCATCGCCGAGGATCGGGTTCTTGGCGCCCTGAACATCTATGCCGCTGAGCGGGATGCCTTCGACGACGATGAGATAGCGTTGCTGATGAGGTTGGCCGATAACCTCGCATATGGGATCGAAACGCTTCGGACAAAGGTGGAACATGATAAGCTAAGGGAGGAACTGGCGAGGCGGAATAGCGAGCTCATCACCCAATCCCGCATACTCAATGCTCTCCTACGCACCTGGGATCTGGATGAAAGGATCAATCTCATCCTGGACGAGGTGATGGAGTTCATGGATGTCGAGTTCGGATGGATCAGTCTGGTCGAGCGCGATCATCTCGTTATGCGCTCCTGGCGCGGGATCTCAGATGAATTGCGTATGCATGTCATGAGCTTTCACATAGATGAAGTCCCCGATTGGATGACGCTCCCACAGGTGATCCATGAAAGGATCAACGAGGAGGGGGCGCTGGAGGAGTTCGAGAAACGGGAGGGGATTCAGACGCTCGTCTCCATTCCGCTGACGATCACACATTCCGATGGTGAGATGGAGTGGCTGGGAACGATCGTATTGGCCAGCCGCTGGTATGAGGCTGTCGGCAGAGGGGACGTCAGGGTCCTCCAGAATCTGTCCGAGCAGCTTGCTCTGGCGATCGATCATGTGCGTCGGCTCCGAAAGGCCGAGGAGCGGCTTACGCGGCTCACCACCCTGCGGGACATCGATCGGGCCATCATCTCACGTCGGTCTATCCGCGATATCATACACACCGTTCTCGATAACGTTCCAGGGAAGCTGGGAGCGGATGCGGTGGCTCTCAGCATGTTCAACGGGGACGAGAAAGGGATGCGGCTCTTCGCCATGCGTCTGCCCAATGGAACGATCATAGAGGAGGAGGCTTTTACGCTCGCCGATAGCCTCTTACATTGGTTTGTGGATCGCCAGGAGCCGGTCATCATATACGATCTGACGCGGGACCCACGGCTACAGATGCATCACGATCTCATCCGCGATAACAACTTATCCTCGTATCTAGGAGTCCCCCTTGTGGTTCAGGATAAAACCATAGGCGTTCTGCATCTTCTGACGACGCATCCTAAGTTCTTTTCAACGGAAGATGTTGACTTCTTCCGCACGCTGGCGGGCCAGGCCGCTATCGCCTTGGAAAACGCCCGCCTGTTTCACATGGTTAATGAGGAAGCCAAGCTCAACTCCGCCCTGCTTAGGCTCGAGATGGCTCTGAGCGAGGCAAACGGCGTTCAAAACGTATGCGAAAGTGCAGCGGAATTGATCCCTCAGCTTTTCCACGTCCACTGCTATATCTTCCTCTGGGATGCCGATCGGGGCAGGTTGATCCCACCCTGTGTGCCGTCAGAGCTTCCGGATCTGCCATATGAAAAGTATGGTGGATTCGCCGATGTGATCCGCAGCCGGGAGACCGTGGTGGTTAAGAAAGTGACAGATCTTCCCTGTGGGGACAAGATAGCCAGCTTGATCGAGGCGGGGTCCTTCGTGTTGGCACCACTGAGCACAGGGGATGAACTCCTGGGCGTAGCATGTGTCTGCTGTAGCGAACCCGAGGGATTTTCAGAGAGCGATATAGGGATGATCGAAAAGGTGGCCAGGCGGATCTCCCAGGCCATCGTCCGTGAACGGGCTCGAGAAAGGGTTCAGATTCAGCTCTCCCGACTCACCATCCTCAATCGAATTGTGCGGTCCATGCTTGAACTCCATGATCTGAAAAGCATCCTACGAACCATGCTCGGCTACCTGGAAGGATCGTTGAACATCGAATATGGCTGTGTGTTGTTTTACGATGAGACCAGTGATACGGTAGAGCTGAACACGATCGGCTCGAAAGCTCAGCCGATCGTAGAGAAGCTGGGGTTTGAAGAGGGACGTGTCTTTCACGTCGAAAACACCGTTTTCCGTTCCGCACTGAGAGGCGAGGTCATACATACCCCTGATTTGACAAAGCTCGAAGATGCCTGTTATCGGAAATTCTCCGAGGCAGGGTTAGGCTCGATGCTGATCATCCCTCTGATGACCAGCGACAAGGCGATCGGACTGCTGGCCCTTGCACGCCGCGAGGTAAACGCCTTTGATGAAAGTGAAGTTGAATTCCTCAGGCAACTGGGGGAATATGTGGCCCTAGCGGTGTATCAGACGAAGCTCCACCTGGATCTTGAGAGCGCCTATGAGGAGTTGCGCCAGGCTCAAGAGGCGATGATGCAACAGGAGAGGCTCAAAGCGCTTGGACAAATGGCGTCGGGGATCGCCCATGACATCAATAACGCCCTCGCCCCTGTGATCGGATTTGCCGATATAATGCTCAGAAACGAACCGAACCTGAGCGATACCGCCAGACAGTACCTGAGGATCATCAAGACGGCGGGAGAGGATATAGTTAACATCGTCTCAAGAATGCGTGAATTCTATCGAAGCCGCGATGAGCGAGAGCCGCTGCTTCCTGTCGATCTGAACCGGATGGCCGAGCAGGTGATCGATCTGACGAGACCGAGATGGCGGGATATGCCCCAGGAAAGAGGCATCGTAATTGAAATGAAATTAGAGCTTCAGAAAGGACTGCCTTATATCATGGGGATCGAAAGCGAGATAAGGGAGGCTATGACCAACCTTGTGATCAACGCCGTGGACGCTATGCCGGAAGGGGGCCGGATCACGATCCGAACCCGATCGATCGACGATAGCGTCCTCGTGGAGGTCTCCGACACGGGCATAGGTATGGATGAGGAGACACGACGGAGATGCCTGGAACCCTTCTACTCCACAAAGGGGGAGCAGGGAACCGGATTGGGACTGGCGATGGTGTATGGGACCATGCAAAGACATGAGGGCGAGATAGAGATCGAAAGCGAATTGGGAAAGGGGACAACTATACGACTGATCTTCCCCGCACACAGAGCCGATGCCACCCCACAGGAAGCGGAGGAGAGGGGCGTGAACATACGACCGCTTAGGGTCCTGGTGATAGACGACGAACCCCTGTTGCGCAGATTGATGAAAGACATGTTGGAGGGCGAAGGTCATACGGTGGAAGTTGCCGATGGGGGAGAGGAGGGGCTGAACGCCTTTCGAGCTGCCATTGAAAGGAGAGAGCCGTTCGATCTGGTCATCACTGATCTCGGGATGCCTTACGTGGATGGCAGAGCGGTTGCAAGGACGGTTAAGGATGAGTCGCCCGAAACGACGGTGATCATGATGACGGGATGGGGCGCCAGGATGAGGGCTGAGGGAGAGATGCCCATCGAGGTGGATGCCGTGTTGAACAAACCGCCGAGGCTTGCTGTAATCCAGGAAACCCTGGCGAGGTTCTTCTCCGAGCAAAGGTGA